Genomic segment of Helicobacter enhydrae:
TTAGCTCATTGAGCTTTTCTTTTTCGCTCAAAATGAGTCCCTCCACCTCGCATAGCACCTCATCATAATGAGGGATTTCTTGTTGCACAAGTGTCAGAAACTTACGCACCTCCACCATTCCCTCAATCGCCCTCAACGCCTCAAATGCCTGTTGCTCTATCTTGTCTTTTTTGGAAAGTCGTTTTTTATACTCTAGTAGCTCCTCATATTCCATCGGCTTGGGATTGACACTCTCTATGCGTTCGATTTCAAATTGTGCAAACTCCACAAGCTCTGCGATGTTTTTTTGTTGGAGTCTGACTTCTTGGAGCTGTTTTTGGATTGTTTGGTATCGCTCAAAGCCCCTTGCATACTCCTCCACACACTGCCCTGCGATCCTACTATCTAGCAATCTCAACAAAAAATCACTCTGCAACTCATTGGAGTTTTTGTGGCTCAACCATTTGAGATATGGGCTGAATATCTGCTCGAAGCGTTTTTTGGAAGCACTTTGGTGGTTGAGAAAATAACGGGTTTTGTCTTTTTTGAACACTTGCAACACGAGCTCATCTTCTACCAGAAACTCCCCCAGATCCTCCACGCCCTCCAAACTCGCCTCAAGTGCCAAAGCATTACACTCTTTGAGCCCAAAAATCGCCAAAAGGGAATGAAAAAAAACTGATTTCCCTGCCCCACTTGCCCCACTAATGACATTGAGCCCCTTGTCAAAATACAGCAAAGCCTCATCAAATGCGGGGGATTTTTTGATCAACATTCTCTCGATTTTCATCTCAAACGCCCCAATGAAACTTTTCTCTCAAGACTTCAAAATAATCGTGATTTTTGGGATAAAGCAAAGACATACAATCCCCCTCGCAACAAATCCTAAGGCACTGATCAGGCTTCAAATCAAAAGCTTTTTGCCCATCGATGATGATTTGCGAATCTGCAAGCACTCCAAACTCTAGCACCACCTCTTCATCTAGGATCATCGGGCGTTGTGTCAAAGAATGAGGAGCAAGAGGGGTGAGCAAAATGCTTTTGCATTTGGGATGCACCACACTCCCCCCTGCTGAAATGTTATAAGCCGTAGAACCCAAAGGGGTGGCGACAATCAACCCATCACAACGATAATGATTGAAAATTTTGGCATCGATTTTGGCATCGATTTGCACCATCGTGGGGAGATCCTTTTTGGAAATCAAAACCTCATTGATTGCATTGCATATCTTTTGCTCATCAAGCCAT
This window contains:
- a CDS encoding DNA repair protein RecN, with the protein product MKIERMLIKKSPAFDEALLYFDKGLNVISGASGAGKSVFFHSLLAIFGLKECNALALEASLEGVEDLGEFLVEDELVLQVFKKDKTRYFLNHQSASKKRFEQIFSPYLKWLSHKNSNELQSDFLLRLLDSRIAGQCVEEYARGFERYQTIQKQLQEVRLQQKNIAELVEFAQFEIERIESVNPKPMEYEELLEYKKRLSKKDKIEQQAFEALRAIEGMVEVRKFLTLVQQEIPHYDEVLCEVEGLILSEKEKLNELNEENAEEVLNRLSAISALIGRYGGVEEALKRLEEQKQKLSSYQNLDTEEKALEEQRERIYQELMALGSKISIKRQEALPSLIAELNALGGLLKLSKIDLKWQEVELHPLGLDALEIVLNDCGCEKLSSGEYNRLRLAVLALSNTQGVLLLDEIDANLSGEESEGVAKVLQKLSKQYQIFAISHQPHLPALADRHFVVQKTEQGSVMAALDDQGRVYEIARMISGSKLSQEALDFAKMKLGVRE
- a CDS encoding NAD(+)/NADH kinase; the protein is MLTQKCIGIFLRPNVAQAKLTECLEVLEEFGFEVLCKGLDFTEQDIKRMEQECDFLISLGGDGTLIATMHQTHALPILGVNAGWLGFLTIPLSAFRAFIQDLCEGQYTLERYKMLSVWLDEQKICNAINEVLISKKDLPTMVQIDAKIDAKIFNHYRCDGLIVATPLGSTAYNISAGGSVVHPKCKSILLTPLAPHSLTQRPMILDEEVVLEFGVLADSQIIIDGQKAFDLKPDQCLRICCEGDCMSLLYPKNHDYFEVLREKFHWGV